The following proteins come from a genomic window of Streptomyces sp. NBC_00539:
- a CDS encoding ricin-type beta-trefoil lectin domain protein produces the protein MARARTKPRLRSTVAAVAAIAAALGGVTAITPLAQAAPAAGPAATPLSPELEAIRAAEATKIYGDPAVRPVADRKTGLISLGDSEISGEGVGNYDPATNTSANQCHRSPDSAIHRTGIPADLTFNVACSGGYTGNIRIGGSKQYPDELVQSDNLAIKARNTRIKMVLLVAGANDDLQFGPVMTDCVTRWVLSQGACEPKYGPGWQARVDGLKPKVEATVADLKTVMRQAGYADSDYKLVVMGYPSPIGPDFNDNPGFPGKLPGGCAGYDSDAAWGRNYAVPTFEKGMREAALASGATYLDNSRLFHGHEVCMEDAWARGLYLDLGDHFPWDENTARQSFHPNYRGHGAFASCLTQLYDSGLREASCADPASTGTPVLTAGAWDSLYRPLKNEATGNCLDTFGGSSANDTKVVGWDCHGGRNQGWWYDTTRKALHTELTQDRCLDAPGANYGNGTALIIYNCHGGANQQFVRDGATLRPAAATGMCLTVAAPHEPLRLQTCNGSPGQRFV, from the coding sequence ATGGCACGTGCACGTACGAAACCCAGGCTCAGATCTACCGTCGCCGCCGTCGCGGCGATCGCGGCCGCCCTCGGGGGCGTCACCGCCATCACCCCCCTGGCCCAGGCGGCACCCGCCGCCGGACCGGCCGCCACCCCCCTGTCGCCCGAACTGGAGGCCATCCGGGCGGCCGAGGCCACCAAGATCTACGGGGACCCGGCCGTCCGCCCGGTGGCCGACCGCAAAACCGGCCTGATCTCGCTCGGGGACAGCGAGATCTCGGGCGAGGGCGTCGGCAACTACGACCCCGCCACCAACACGTCCGCCAACCAGTGCCACCGCTCGCCGGACTCGGCGATCCACCGCACCGGCATCCCGGCCGACCTCACCTTCAACGTCGCCTGCTCGGGCGGGTACACCGGCAACATCCGGATCGGCGGCAGCAAGCAGTACCCCGACGAGCTGGTCCAGAGCGACAACCTCGCCATCAAGGCCCGCAACACCCGCATCAAGATGGTGCTGCTGGTCGCCGGCGCCAACGACGACCTCCAGTTCGGCCCCGTGATGACGGACTGCGTCACCCGCTGGGTCCTCAGCCAGGGCGCCTGCGAGCCCAAGTACGGCCCCGGCTGGCAGGCCCGCGTCGACGGCCTCAAGCCCAAGGTGGAGGCCACCGTCGCCGACCTCAAGACGGTCATGCGCCAAGCCGGCTACGCCGACTCCGACTACAAACTGGTGGTCATGGGCTACCCGAGCCCCATCGGCCCCGACTTCAACGACAACCCCGGCTTCCCCGGCAAGCTCCCCGGAGGATGCGCCGGCTACGACTCCGACGCCGCCTGGGGCCGCAACTACGCGGTACCCACGTTCGAGAAGGGCATGCGCGAGGCGGCCCTCGCCTCCGGCGCCACTTACCTGGACAACTCGCGGCTCTTCCACGGCCACGAGGTGTGCATGGAGGACGCCTGGGCCCGCGGCCTCTACCTCGACCTCGGGGACCACTTCCCGTGGGACGAGAACACCGCCCGGCAGTCCTTCCACCCCAACTACCGGGGCCACGGCGCCTTCGCCTCCTGTCTGACCCAGCTCTACGACTCCGGCCTGCGCGAAGCCTCCTGCGCCGACCCGGCGAGCACGGGCACCCCGGTCCTGACCGCCGGCGCCTGGGACTCCCTTTACCGGCCCCTCAAGAACGAGGCGACCGGCAACTGCCTGGACACCTTCGGCGGGTCCAGCGCCAACGACACCAAGGTTGTGGGCTGGGACTGCCACGGCGGCCGCAACCAGGGCTGGTGGTACGACACCACCCGCAAGGCCCTGCACACCGAACTGACGCAGGACCGCTGCCTGGACGCACCCGGCGCCAACTACGGCAACGGCACCGCCCTGATCATCTACAACTGCCACGGCGGAGCGAACCAGCAGTTCGTCCGTGACGGCGCCACCCTGCGCCCGGCGGCCGCCACCGGCATGTGCCTGACCGTCGCCGCCCCGCACGAACCGCTGCGCCTGCAGACCTGCAACGGCTCGCCCGGCCAGCGCTTCGTCTGA
- a CDS encoding class II fumarate hydratase has protein sequence MTDDQQPTDSAAEFRIEHDSMGEVRVPAHAKWRAQTQRAVENFPVSGQRLERAHIAALARVKAAAALVNARLGVLDEDVAGAIRSAAEEVADGRWDEHFPVDVFQTGSGTSSNMNTNEVIATLASERLGRPVHPNDHVNASQSSNDVFPSSVHIAATAAVTGELIPALEHLAAALERKSAEFAEVVKAGRTHLMDATPVTLGQEFGGYAAQVRHGVERLRAALPRLAELPLGGTAVGTGINTPPGFSAAVIAEVAAATGLPLTEARDHFEAQGARDALVETSGMLRTVAVSLTKICNDLRWMASGPRTGLAEINLPDLQPGSSIMPGKVNPVIPEAVLMVAAQVTGNDAAVAVAGASGNFELNVMIPLMARNLLESIRLLGNASRLLADRTVDGITANSERAREYAESSPSVVTPLNRYIGYEEAAKVAKRALAERKTIREVVLESGYVEQGALTLAQLDEALDVLRMTRP, from the coding sequence ATGACCGACGATCAGCAGCCCACGGACAGCGCCGCCGAGTTCCGGATCGAGCACGACTCCATGGGTGAGGTACGGGTCCCCGCACACGCCAAATGGCGGGCCCAGACGCAGCGCGCGGTGGAGAACTTCCCCGTGTCCGGCCAGCGGCTGGAGCGCGCCCACATCGCCGCACTGGCCCGCGTCAAGGCCGCGGCCGCGCTGGTGAACGCCCGGCTCGGCGTCCTGGACGAGGACGTCGCCGGGGCGATCCGCTCCGCCGCCGAGGAGGTCGCCGACGGCCGCTGGGACGAGCACTTCCCCGTGGACGTGTTCCAGACCGGCTCGGGGACCTCGTCCAACATGAACACCAACGAGGTCATCGCCACGCTGGCGAGCGAGCGGCTCGGCCGCCCGGTGCACCCCAACGACCACGTCAACGCATCGCAGAGCTCCAACGACGTCTTCCCCTCCTCCGTGCACATCGCGGCGACCGCCGCCGTCACCGGTGAGCTGATCCCGGCACTGGAACACCTCGCCGCCGCGCTGGAGCGCAAGTCCGCGGAGTTCGCGGAGGTGGTCAAGGCCGGGCGTACGCACCTGATGGACGCGACCCCGGTCACCCTGGGCCAGGAGTTCGGCGGGTACGCCGCCCAGGTGCGCCACGGCGTCGAGCGGTTGCGCGCGGCCCTGCCCCGGCTCGCCGAACTCCCCCTGGGCGGGACGGCGGTGGGTACCGGGATCAACACCCCGCCCGGGTTCTCCGCCGCGGTGATCGCGGAGGTGGCCGCCGCGACGGGGCTGCCGCTGACCGAGGCGCGGGACCACTTCGAGGCCCAGGGCGCCCGGGACGCGCTGGTGGAGACCTCGGGGATGCTCCGTACGGTCGCCGTCTCCCTCACCAAGATCTGCAACGACCTGCGCTGGATGGCTTCGGGTCCGCGCACCGGATTGGCCGAAATCAATCTCCCGGATCTCCAGCCGGGGTCCTCGATCATGCCGGGGAAGGTCAATCCGGTCATCCCGGAGGCCGTCCTGATGGTCGCCGCGCAGGTGACGGGCAACGACGCGGCGGTCGCCGTGGCGGGCGCGTCCGGCAACTTCGAGCTCAACGTGATGATCCCGCTGATGGCCCGGAACCTGCTCGAATCGATCCGGCTGCTGGGCAACGCGAGCCGGCTGCTGGCCGACCGGACGGTGGACGGGATCACCGCCAACTCCGAGCGGGCCAGGGAGTACGCGGAATCCTCGCCCTCGGTGGTGACCCCGCTGAACCGCTACATCGGCTACGAGGAGGCCGCCAAGGTGGCCAAGCGGGCCCTGGCCGAACGCAAGACGATCCGGGAGGTCGTCCTCGAATCCGGCTACGTCGAGCAGGGCGCGCTCACCCTCGCCCAGCTGGACGAGGCGCTGGACGTGCTGCGCATGACCCGGCCCTGA
- the fomD gene encoding cytidylyl-2-hydroxypropylphosphonate hydrolase — translation MTGTAGRGDGGAHGPAQDVTHGRTHGGAQGGPNDGAPDGASDARWAPGEQILWRYRDHAPARAAGPVHICRPVTVVQDTAELLAVWMAPGTECVKPVLADGTPVHQEPLATRYTAPRTTVRSRWFGAGVLKLARPGEPWSVWLFWEHGWRFKNWYVNLEEPLTRWAGGVDSVDHFLDICVYPDRSWVWRDEDEFAQARRVGLVDPPLARRVEDAGRAAVETVKEWGPPFRDGWQDWRPDPRWPVPVLPEDWDRTPAHMTS, via the coding sequence ATGACAGGTACCGCAGGCCGCGGGGACGGCGGCGCGCACGGCCCCGCGCAGGACGTCACGCACGGCAGGACGCACGGCGGCGCACAGGGCGGCCCGAACGACGGGGCGCCCGACGGGGCGTCGGACGCGCGCTGGGCGCCCGGGGAACAGATCCTGTGGCGCTACCGCGACCACGCCCCGGCCCGCGCGGCGGGCCCGGTCCACATCTGCCGGCCGGTGACGGTGGTGCAGGACACCGCCGAGCTGCTGGCGGTGTGGATGGCGCCCGGCACCGAATGCGTCAAGCCGGTGCTCGCCGACGGCACCCCGGTGCACCAGGAACCCCTCGCCACCCGCTACACCGCGCCCCGGACCACCGTGCGCTCGCGCTGGTTCGGGGCGGGGGTGCTGAAACTGGCCCGGCCCGGGGAGCCGTGGTCGGTGTGGCTGTTCTGGGAACACGGCTGGCGGTTCAAGAACTGGTACGTCAACCTGGAGGAGCCCCTGACCCGTTGGGCGGGCGGGGTGGACTCCGTGGACCACTTCCTCGACATCTGCGTGTACCCCGACCGCAGCTGGGTGTGGCGCGACGAGGACGAGTTCGCGCAGGCGCGGCGGGTCGGGCTGGTGGACCCCCCGCTGGCGCGCCGGGTGGAGGACGCGGGCCGCGCCGCCGTGGAGACCGTCAAGGAGTGGGGCCCTCCGTTCCGCGACGGCTGGCAGGACTGGCGCCCCGATCCACGTTGGCCGGTTCCGGTACTGCCGGAGGACTGGGACCGCACCCCGGCGCATATGACGTCATGA
- a CDS encoding SpoIIE family protein phosphatase: MTEYPTSQEGPQPVASGGGTDDAGHGKAPIVAAEAVRTHAQNAAGDPDGARAPGRSAGLPRPRGGSAGKGGGSGMGGGARPALDGTSAVSGAGAAGAGSGGPGGAGTTEVTASRREGDRLRFVGAATRRIARGIDLDEIVLGLCRATVPTFSDAILVYLRDPLPVGDERPVGPVVLRLRRTDRLRPLDDLTGGEFAGAAGSGGELDFSRLPLVGPQGDLPASELCEIRPGGPLAEVLRGVRPVFGSSVAANDALSELLGGDHPVPRGQRAILAPLRGRRRVIGAAVFLRTPERPAFETNDLLVAAQLATHTALGIDKAVLYGREAYIADELQRTMLPDSLPQPTGVRLASRYLPAAETARVGGDWYDAIPLPGSRVALVVGDVMGHSMTSAAIMGQLRTTAQTLAQLDLPPAEVLHHLDEQAQRLGSDRMATCLYAVYDPVSHRITIANAGHPPPVLLHLGGRAEVLRVPPGAPIGVGGVDFEAVELDAPAGATLLLYTDGLVESRLRDVWTGIEQLRERLATTAQLTGVDHPPPLEALCDDVLDMLGPGDRDDDIALLAARFDGIAPSDVAYWFLDPEETAPGRARRFARRALARWGLEELQDSLELLVSEVVTNAVRYAERPVTLRLLRTDVLRCEVGDDSPQLPRQRRARDTDEGGRGLFLVNRMARRWGATRLSSGKVVWFELTLPRGDAG; the protein is encoded by the coding sequence GTGACGGAGTACCCCACCTCCCAGGAGGGCCCGCAGCCCGTCGCCTCCGGCGGAGGTACGGACGACGCCGGCCACGGCAAGGCCCCGATCGTGGCCGCCGAGGCCGTGCGCACGCATGCGCAGAACGCGGCCGGTGACCCGGACGGCGCCCGCGCGCCCGGCCGTTCCGCCGGACTGCCCCGGCCCAGGGGCGGCAGCGCCGGCAAAGGCGGCGGCAGCGGTATGGGAGGCGGCGCCCGTCCGGCCCTCGACGGGACGTCCGCGGTGAGCGGCGCGGGCGCCGCCGGGGCCGGTTCCGGCGGACCGGGCGGCGCCGGGACGACGGAGGTCACCGCCTCGCGCCGCGAGGGCGACCGGCTGCGCTTCGTCGGCGCGGCCACCCGCAGGATCGCGCGCGGCATCGACCTGGACGAGATCGTGCTCGGCCTGTGCCGGGCCACCGTGCCGACGTTCTCCGACGCCATCCTCGTCTACCTGCGCGATCCCCTGCCGGTCGGCGACGAACGTCCCGTCGGCCCGGTCGTCTTAAGGCTGCGCCGCACCGACCGGCTCCGGCCCCTGGACGACCTGACGGGCGGCGAGTTCGCCGGGGCGGCCGGGTCGGGCGGCGAACTCGATTTCAGCCGGCTGCCGCTGGTCGGCCCGCAGGGTGACCTGCCCGCGTCCGAGCTGTGCGAGATCCGGCCGGGCGGCCCGCTCGCCGAGGTGCTGCGCGGCGTCCGCCCCGTGTTCGGCTCCTCCGTCGCCGCGAACGACGCCCTGTCGGAGCTGCTGGGCGGCGACCACCCCGTACCGCGCGGGCAGCGGGCGATCCTCGCGCCGCTGCGCGGGCGGCGCCGGGTGATCGGCGCGGCGGTGTTCCTGCGTACCCCCGAGCGGCCCGCCTTCGAGACCAACGACCTGCTGGTGGCGGCCCAGCTGGCCACGCACACCGCGCTCGGCATCGACAAGGCGGTGCTGTACGGCCGCGAGGCGTACATCGCCGACGAACTCCAGCGCACCATGCTCCCCGACAGCCTCCCCCAGCCCACCGGGGTCCGCCTCGCCTCCCGGTACCTGCCGGCCGCCGAGACGGCCCGGGTCGGCGGCGACTGGTACGACGCCATACCGCTGCCCGGCAGCCGCGTCGCGCTGGTCGTCGGTGACGTCATGGGCCACTCCATGACCTCCGCCGCGATCATGGGGCAGCTCCGCACCACCGCGCAGACCCTGGCGCAGCTCGACCTGCCGCCCGCGGAGGTCCTGCACCACCTGGACGAGCAGGCCCAGCGCCTGGGTTCCGACCGGATGGCGACCTGCCTCTACGCGGTCTACGACCCCGTCTCGCACCGGATCACCATCGCCAACGCCGGTCACCCCCCGCCGGTGCTCCTGCACCTGGGCGGCCGCGCGGAGGTGCTGCGCGTACCGCCGGGCGCCCCCATCGGCGTCGGCGGCGTGGACTTCGAGGCGGTGGAGCTGGACGCCCCGGCCGGGGCCACCTTGCTGCTGTACACCGACGGGCTGGTGGAGTCCCGGCTCCGCGACGTCTGGACCGGCATCGAGCAGCTGCGGGAGCGGCTGGCCACCACCGCGCAGCTGACCGGCGTGGACCACCCGCCGCCGCTGGAGGCGCTGTGCGACGACGTGCTGGACATGCTCGGCCCCGGCGACCGGGACGACGACATCGCGCTGCTGGCGGCCCGCTTCGACGGGATCGCGCCCAGTGACGTGGCGTACTGGTTCCTGGACCCGGAGGAGACCGCTCCGGGCCGGGCCCGCCGCTTCGCCCGCCGCGCGCTCGCCCGTTGGGGTCTGGAGGAGCTCCAGGACTCCCTCGAACTGCTGGTCAGCGAGGTGGTGACGAACGCCGTCCGGTACGCGGAGCGGCCCGTGACGCTGCGCCTGCTGCGGACGGACGTGCTGCGCTGCGAGGTCGGCGACGACTCACCGCAGCTGCCGCGCCAGCGCCGGGCCCGGGACACGGACGAGGGCGGCCGTGGCCTGTTCCTGGTAAACCGGATGGCCCGCCGATGGGGTGCCACCCGGCTGAGCAGCGGAAAGGTCGTGTGGTTCGAACTCACGCTGCCGCGCGGCGACGCGGGCTGA
- a CDS encoding transglycosylase domain-containing protein: MGRAEARRAQQQRGAQKAPSGRPGGRADKASGKRTGIRRFFTWKKILGAFFGTILLLVAGAIAAYFMVEPPDPRNDAVLQSNTYKYADGSIMARTGEKNRVIVPLDKIPEDVRTAFIAIENKSFYKDSGVDLMGVGRGLFNTLRGKGTAGGSTITQQYVKNYYLTQDQSASRKLRELVIAIKVDQRMSKNDILAGYLNTNFYGRNAYGIQAAAQAFYGVDADKLTLAQGAYLAAVIQAPSQYDLAFAGPNGRHLVNVRFNAVLDNMVEMGKLDPATRKTIQLPEPIKPKPAPGMDGQKGYLIQAANAELNAHGVKDEQIAAGGWTFTLNIDKKKQAALEKAVQDKLESQLERKNVEQRPQDQSVQAGATSVDPKTGAIVAMYGGTGLSEKYDSNALRKDFQPGSTFKPVVLATALETGATTQDGRKITPNTLYDGTSKRPVVGSPVAFAPQNQDDHNYGDPMLTVQEATNSSVNSVYAQMIVDAKPPNVKKQALALGMQDRDGWPEDKPAMSLGTMSADTVEMAGVYATFDNHGKKVTPTIVKKAERKDATYNPGSPIGGQVLSHKTADTVTKVLTGVVENGSGRAVKSDAYEAAGKTGTTESNVAAWFTGYTPELVTVVAMFGEDPNSHKQVTLTGTAGGGRAGGSSFPADIWKAYTQSALSGVSTDEFDLSDADMGPVQAPTRSAAPTKDPSPTATATGSTKSPTTTTSPTKTGDPSSHTKDPTKTADPTKPTKDPTKTPDPTKSFLFPPPPQEQQRQP; encoded by the coding sequence ATGGGCCGAGCAGAAGCGCGACGGGCGCAGCAGCAGCGCGGTGCGCAGAAGGCACCGAGCGGGCGCCCAGGCGGGCGCGCGGACAAGGCGTCCGGTAAACGCACCGGCATACGCCGCTTCTTCACCTGGAAGAAGATCCTCGGAGCCTTCTTCGGGACGATCCTGCTCCTGGTGGCGGGTGCGATCGCCGCCTACTTCATGGTGGAGCCGCCGGACCCCCGCAACGACGCGGTGCTCCAGAGCAACACCTACAAGTACGCCGACGGCTCGATCATGGCGCGCACGGGAGAGAAGAACCGTGTCATCGTCCCGCTCGACAAGATCCCCGAGGACGTGCGGACGGCGTTCATCGCCATCGAGAACAAGTCCTTCTACAAGGACAGCGGCGTCGACCTGATGGGTGTGGGCCGCGGCCTGTTCAACACCCTCCGCGGCAAGGGCACGGCCGGCGGTTCGACGATCACCCAGCAGTACGTCAAGAACTACTACCTCACCCAGGACCAGTCGGCGTCCCGCAAGCTCCGCGAGCTGGTGATCGCCATCAAGGTCGACCAGCGCATGTCGAAGAACGACATCCTCGCCGGCTACCTCAACACCAACTTCTACGGCCGCAACGCCTACGGCATCCAGGCCGCCGCCCAGGCCTTCTACGGCGTCGACGCCGACAAGCTGACCCTCGCGCAGGGCGCGTACCTCGCCGCCGTCATCCAGGCCCCCAGCCAGTACGACCTGGCGTTCGCGGGCCCCAACGGCAGGCACCTGGTGAACGTCCGCTTCAACGCCGTGCTCGACAACATGGTCGAGATGGGCAAACTGGACCCCGCCACGCGCAAGACGATCCAGCTGCCGGAGCCCATCAAGCCCAAGCCCGCCCCCGGGATGGACGGCCAGAAGGGCTACCTGATCCAGGCGGCCAACGCCGAGCTGAACGCCCACGGCGTCAAGGACGAGCAGATCGCGGCCGGCGGCTGGACCTTCACGCTCAACATCGACAAGAAGAAGCAGGCCGCCCTGGAGAAGGCGGTCCAGGACAAGTTGGAGTCCCAGCTCGAACGCAAGAACGTCGAGCAAAGGCCGCAGGACCAGAGCGTGCAGGCCGGCGCCACCTCGGTGGACCCGAAGACCGGCGCGATCGTCGCGATGTACGGCGGCACGGGCCTGAGCGAGAAGTACGACAGCAACGCGCTGCGCAAGGACTTCCAGCCCGGCTCGACCTTCAAGCCGGTCGTGCTGGCCACCGCGCTGGAGACCGGGGCGACCACCCAGGACGGCCGCAAGATCACCCCGAACACCCTCTACGACGGCACGAGCAAGCGCCCCGTCGTCGGCAGCCCCGTCGCGTTCGCCCCGCAGAACCAGGACGACCACAACTACGGCGACCCGATGCTCACGGTCCAGGAGGCCACCAACTCCTCCGTGAACTCCGTCTACGCCCAGATGATCGTGGACGCCAAGCCGCCGAACGTGAAGAAGCAGGCGCTCGCCCTCGGCATGCAGGACCGCGACGGCTGGCCCGAGGACAAGCCGGCCATGTCGCTGGGCACCATGAGCGCCGACACCGTGGAAATGGCCGGCGTCTACGCCACCTTCGACAACCACGGCAAGAAGGTCACCCCGACCATCGTCAAGAAGGCCGAGCGCAAGGACGCCACGTACAACCCGGGCAGTCCCATCGGCGGCCAGGTCCTCAGCCACAAGACCGCCGACACCGTCACCAAGGTGCTCACGGGCGTGGTCGAGAACGGCTCCGGCCGAGCCGTGAAGAGCGACGCCTACGAGGCCGCCGGCAAGACCGGCACCACCGAGTCCAACGTGGCGGCCTGGTTCACCGGTTACACCCCGGAGCTCGTCACCGTCGTCGCGATGTTCGGTGAGGACCCCAACTCGCACAAGCAGGTCACCCTGACCGGTACCGCCGGCGGTGGCCGCGCGGGCGGCTCCAGCTTCCCCGCCGACATCTGGAAGGCGTACACCCAGTCCGCCCTCAGCGGCGTGAGCACCGACGAGTTCGACCTGTCGGACGCGGACATGGGCCCCGTCCAGGCGCCCACCCGCAGTGCGGCGCCCACCAAGGACCCGAGCCCGACCGCCACGGCGACGGGGAGCACCAAGTCGCCGACGACCACCACGAGCCCCACGAAGACCGGCGACCCGAGCAGCCACACCAAGGACCCGACGAAGACGGCCGACCCGACCAAGCCGACGAAGGACCCGACGAAGACCCCGGATCCGACGAAGTCGTTCCTCTTCCCGCCGCCGCCGCAGGAGCAGCAGCGACAGCCCTGA
- a CDS encoding SPFH domain-containing protein, protein MTTASATASGRIDGSSGDIREFTAHSIGGGPALLLGLAGLAGGAGLVLLGSVMGSDALKVALIAVGILLAVSAFFAMSGLNTIAPGQARVVQLFGRYRGTIRTEGLRWVNPLTSREKVSTRVRNHETNVLKVNDAYGNPIELAAVVVWRVEDTARAVFEVQDFTEFVETQTETAVRHIAIEYPYDAHEEGGLSLRGNAEEITRKLADELSTRVEAAGVHIIESRFTHLAYAPEIASAMLQRQQAGAVVAARREIVEGAVGMVELALTRLAEEDIVDLDPERKASMVSNLMVVLCGDRAAQPVLNTGTLYQ, encoded by the coding sequence ATGACCACTGCATCGGCCACTGCATCCGGCCGGATCGACGGATCGTCCGGTGACATAAGGGAGTTCACCGCGCACAGCATCGGCGGCGGCCCGGCCCTGCTGCTCGGCCTGGCGGGCCTCGCGGGCGGTGCCGGCCTGGTGCTCCTCGGCTCGGTGATGGGCTCGGACGCGCTCAAGGTGGCCTTGATCGCGGTGGGCATCCTGCTGGCCGTCTCGGCGTTCTTCGCGATGAGCGGGCTCAACACGATCGCCCCCGGGCAGGCGCGGGTCGTACAGCTCTTCGGCCGCTACCGGGGGACGATCCGGACCGAGGGGCTGCGCTGGGTCAACCCGCTGACCAGCCGCGAGAAGGTCTCCACCCGCGTCCGCAACCACGAGACGAACGTCCTCAAGGTCAACGACGCGTACGGCAACCCCATCGAGCTGGCGGCGGTCGTGGTGTGGCGGGTGGAGGACACGGCCCGCGCGGTGTTCGAGGTCCAGGACTTCACCGAGTTCGTCGAGACGCAGACCGAGACGGCCGTGCGGCACATCGCCATCGAGTACCCCTACGACGCCCACGAAGAGGGCGGCCTCTCGCTGCGCGGCAACGCCGAGGAGATCACCCGCAAGCTCGCGGACGAGCTCTCGACCCGCGTCGAAGCCGCGGGCGTGCACATCATCGAGTCCCGCTTCACGCATCTCGCGTACGCTCCCGAGATCGCCTCCGCGATGCTCCAGCGCCAGCAGGCCGGGGCCGTGGTGGCGGCCCGCCGGGAGATCGTCGAGGGCGCGGTGGGCATGGTGGAGCTGGCCCTGACCCGCCTGGCGGAGGAGGACATCGTGGACCTGGACCCGGAGCGCAAGGCCTCCATGGTGTCGAACCTGATGGTGGTCCTCTGCGGCGACCGCGCGGCCCAGCCCGTCCTCAACACCGGCACGCTCTACCAGTGA
- a CDS encoding hydrogen peroxide-inducible genes activator has product MAIGNRGAKLGPKNGSARQATLAQLRAFAAVAEHLHFRDAAAAIGMSQPALSGAVSALEEALGVRLLERTTRKVLLSPAGERIAARARAVLDAMGALLEESEAVRAPFTGMLRLGVIPTVAPYLLPTVLGLFHRRYPGMDLQVHEEQTASLLEGLAGGRLDLLLLAVPLGVPGVTELPLFDEDFVLLAPREHPLAGRRDIPREELRELQLLLLDEGHCLRDQALDICREAGRTAGADVTTTAAGLSTLVQLVAGGLGVTLLPRTALRLETARNEYLATGYFAEPAPSRRIALAMRTGTARQEEFTAIAASLREAVRPLPVWPTDQA; this is encoded by the coding sequence GTGGCTATCGGTAATAGGGGAGCGAAGCTCGGACCGAAGAACGGTTCGGCCCGGCAGGCGACGCTCGCGCAGCTGCGCGCCTTCGCCGCCGTCGCCGAGCACCTGCACTTCCGCGACGCCGCCGCGGCGATCGGGATGAGCCAGCCGGCCCTGTCCGGTGCCGTCTCCGCCCTGGAGGAGGCCCTCGGCGTCCGGTTGCTGGAGCGCACCACCCGCAAGGTGCTGCTGTCCCCGGCCGGCGAGCGGATCGCCGCCCGGGCGCGGGCCGTGCTCGACGCGATGGGCGCCCTGCTGGAGGAGTCCGAGGCGGTGCGCGCGCCCTTCACGGGGATGCTGCGGCTCGGTGTGATCCCCACCGTGGCCCCGTACCTGCTGCCGACCGTGCTCGGGCTGTTCCACCGCCGCTACCCCGGCATGGACCTCCAGGTGCACGAGGAGCAGACGGCCTCGCTGCTGGAGGGACTGGCCGGCGGACGCCTCGACCTGCTGCTGCTCGCGGTACCGCTCGGCGTCCCCGGGGTCACCGAACTCCCGCTCTTCGACGAGGACTTCGTCCTGCTCGCACCCAGGGAGCACCCCCTCGCCGGGCGCAGGGACATCCCCCGCGAGGAACTGCGCGAGCTCCAGCTGCTGTTGCTCGACGAGGGCCACTGCCTGCGGGACCAGGCCCTGGACATCTGCCGGGAGGCCGGGCGCACGGCCGGGGCGGACGTCACCACCACCGCGGCCGGGCTCTCCACGCTCGTGCAACTCGTCGCCGGGGGACTCGGGGTGACGCTGCTGCCGCGTACGGCGCTGCGCCTGGAGACCGCCCGCAACGAATACCTGGCCACCGGTTACTTCGCCGAGCCGGCCCCCTCGCGGCGCATCGCGCTGGCCATGCGGACCGGGACCGCCCGCCAGGAGGAGTTCACGGCGATCGCCGCCTCGCTGCGGGAAGCAGTACGCCCGCTCCCGGTCTGGCCGACCGACCAGGCCTGA
- a CDS encoding peroxiredoxin, whose product MLTVGDKFPTYDLTACVSLEAGSEFAQIDHKTYEGKWRVVFFWPKDFTFVCPTEIAAFGKLNEEFQDRDAQILGVSGDSEFVHHAWRKDHADLRDLPFPMLADSKHELMQACGVQGEDGFAQRAVFIVDQNNEIQFTMVTAGSVGRNPKEVLRVLDALQTDELCPCNWNKGEGTLDAGALLAGE is encoded by the coding sequence GTGCTCACTGTCGGTGACAAGTTCCCCACCTACGATCTGACCGCCTGCGTCTCGCTCGAAGCCGGCAGCGAGTTCGCGCAGATCGACCACAAGACCTACGAGGGCAAGTGGCGCGTGGTGTTCTTCTGGCCGAAGGACTTCACCTTCGTCTGCCCGACCGAGATCGCCGCCTTCGGCAAGCTCAACGAGGAGTTCCAGGACCGGGACGCCCAGATCCTCGGCGTCTCCGGCGACTCGGAGTTCGTCCACCACGCCTGGCGCAAGGACCACGCCGACCTGCGTGACCTGCCCTTCCCGATGCTGGCCGACTCCAAGCACGAGCTCATGCAGGCCTGTGGCGTGCAGGGCGAGGACGGCTTCGCGCAGCGCGCCGTCTTCATCGTCGACCAGAACAACGAGATCCAGTTCACGATGGTGACCGCCGGTTCCGTGGGCCGTAACCCCAAGGAGGTCCTGCGGGTCCTCGACGCCCTGCAGACCGACGAGCTGTGCCCCTGCAACTGGAACAAGGGCGAGGGCACCCTGGACGCCGGCGCGCTGCTGGCCGGTGAGTGA